Proteins encoded in a region of the Leishmania infantum JPCM5 genome chromosome 5 genome:
- a CDS encoding putative GTPase: MGKPGKKAGKGLLAPTNPNRRTDPNKTSLRDQRTIKRLKMYKSKIKRDEKGNIIKGSVLKASDRIEQQMARIAPDRRWFGNTRTIGQEALQKFREEMGAKYKDPYSVIIKQSKLPLSLLEEPKNTDGSIRKEMEWDKTFGDKANRKRVRLNAVDMSTLATEANAKGDYYNCNQKEKDRDLMKGVHKDRDDKTRNGILMTKGQSNRIWCELYKVIDSSDVVLYVVDARDPMGTRSAFLEDFMRREKKYKHFVLVLNKCDLVPLWATARWLQILSKDYPTIAFHASVNHPFGKGNVISLLRQFARLHNVTHRGSKRTKTPISVGVIGYPNVGKSSLINTLRRKSVCKVAPIPGETKVWQYVALTRSIFLIDCPGVVYDRESNNDIQAVLKGVVRVERLGNADKTDVVDTVLKIVKHGDIVATYGVREWRDVVDFLEKLAKLRGKLVAGGEPDVEAAARMVLYDWQRGRLPWFNAPPFESNKHHRDAMEQPQEKHMKLIEHYSTFNVVDDTIHRGDEEQDEADDGDEESVNDAPEEDQLDSGSEAEKDEEAVKPSKPSKTDRLPAKKMHTQLATVATYVREQEEKQRKARRQQKRKAARKGQERVEAFSADADRESDDALWARFLAAAQE, translated from the coding sequence ATGGGCAAGCCAGGCAAAAAGGCCGGAAAGGGGCTTCTCGCCCCTACCAACCCAAACCGGCGCACCGACCCAAATAAGACTAGTCTTCGGGATCAGCGCACCATTAAGCGGCTGAAAATGTACAAGTCGAAAATTAAACGTGACGAAAAGGGCAACATCATCAAAGGAAGCGTGCTCAAAGCATCCGATCGCATTGAGCAGCAGATGGCGCGCATTGCACCTGACCGCCGTTGGTTCGGCAACACCCGGACCATCGGCCAGGAGGCGCTTCAGAAGTTCCGCGAAGAAATGGGAGCCAAGTATAAAGACCCGTACAGCGTCATCATCAAGCAGTCCAAGCTGCCGTTGAGCCTTCTTGAAGAGCCGAAGAACACTGACGGAAGCATCCGTAAAGAAATGGAGTGGGACAAAACGTTTGGTGATAAGGCGAACCGCAAGCGGGTGCGACTCAATGCTGTGGACATGTCAACCTTGGCGACAGAGGCCAACGCCAAAGGTGACTATTACAACTGCAAccagaaagagaaggaccGCGATTTGATGAAGGGGGTGCACAAGGATCGCGACGATAAAACCAGAAACGGGATTTTGATGACCAAGGGTCAATCAAACCGAATTTGGTGCGAGCTGTACAAGGTGATTGACAGCTCGGATGTAGTGCTGTACGTCGTCGACGCGCGCGATCCGATGGGTACGCGAAGTGCTTTTCTGGAGGATTTCATGCGGCGTGAGAAAAAATATAAACACTTCGTTCTGGTGTTGAACAAGTGCGATTTAGTGCCTCTGTGGGCCACGGCTCGCTGGCTTCAGATTCTCAGCAAGGACTATCCCACCATTGCTTTCCATGCCAGTGTGAATCACCCTTTTGGCAAAGGTAACGTCATTTCTTTACTCCGGCAGTTTGCGCGTCTGCACAACGTAacgcaccgcggcagcaagCGCACCAAGACGCCGATTTCTGTGGGTGTGATTGGTTACCCAAATGTGGGAAAGAGCTCGCTGATTAACACGCTACGTCGTAAATCCGTCTGCAAGGTGGCACCCATTCCTGGTGAGACGAAGGTGTGGCAGTATGTTGCTCTGACACGCAGTATCTTCCTCATCGACTGCCCCGGCGTGGTGTACGACCGGGAGTCGAACAACGATATTcaggcggtgctgaaggGTGTCGTGCGTGTGGAGCGTCTCGGAAATGCGGACAAGACTGATGTCGTGGATACCGTGTTGAAGATTGTCAAGCACGGCGATATTGTGGCCACTTATGGCGTCAGAGAATGGCGCGACGTTGTTGATTTTCTCGAGAAGCTTGCAAAGCTGCGCGGAAAGCTGGTTGCTGGAGGTGAGCCGGACGTAGAAGCTGCCGCGCGCATGGTCTTGTACGACTGGCAGCGCGGGCGTCTGCCGTGGTTTAACGCGCCGCCGTTCGAGTCCAATAAACACCACCGTGATGCGATGGAGCAGCCGCAGGAAAAGCACATGAAGCTGATTGAGCACTACAGCACCTTCAACGTGGTAGATGACACCATTCATCGTGGCGATGAGGAGCAAGATGAGGCAGATGACGGGGACGAGGAAAGCGTGAATGACGCGCCTGAAGAGGACCAGCTCGACAGCGGTAgtgaggcggagaaggatgAGGAAGCTGTCAAGCCTTCGAAACCGAGCAAGACTGACAGGCTGCCTGCGAAGAAGATGCACACGCAGCTGGCAACAGTGGCCACGTACGTGCGCgagcaggaggagaagcagcgcaaggCCCGGCGACAGCAGAAGCGGAAGGCCGCACGAAAGGGGCAGGAGCGCGTGGAGGCTTTTTCAGCGGACGCTGATCGCGAGAGCGACGATGCGCTTTGGGCGCGGTTCTTGGCTGCTGCCCAGGAGTAA